The proteins below are encoded in one region of Telopea speciosissima isolate NSW1024214 ecotype Mountain lineage chromosome 10, Tspe_v1, whole genome shotgun sequence:
- the LOC122643666 gene encoding protein RESISTANCE TO PHYTOPHTHORA 1, chloroplastic-like, whose translation MYALVSTKIPAIFPIKEFGAIKCYRRKLKIGATSDGLETVEECGGVQDPSKRSSIESTSTTTSSATPAIDKDIKNVVQKTAATFAPRASTASKNPTVLGTALYTVFEIQGYASMLLGEALSFNFIFPSNEPDIWRLMGMCSIWIKGVI comes from the exons ATGTACGCGTTAGTCTCAACCAAAATTCCCGCCATCTTTCCGATAAAAGAGTTCGGCGCTATAAAGTGTTAcagaagaaaactcaaaatcgGGGCAACGTCAGATGGCCTTGAGACGGTTGAAGAATGCGGAGGAGTCCAAGATCCAAGCAAAAGAAGTAGTATTGAGTCCACCTCGACTACTACTTCATCTGCTACTCCGGCAATCGATAAAGACATAAAAAAT GTTGTTCAAAAGACTGCTGCAACTTTTGCGCCTAGGGCTTCCACCGCATCAAAGAATCCTACAGTACTTGGGACTGCTTTGTACACTGTTTTTGAAATTCAAGGTTATGCCTCAATGTTGCTTGGTGAGGCACTTTCGTTCAATTTCATATTTCCATCGAATGAACCTGACATATGGAGATTGATGGGGATGTGCTCCATTTGGATTAAGGGAGTG